One genomic segment of Hevea brasiliensis isolate MT/VB/25A 57/8 chromosome 3, ASM3005281v1, whole genome shotgun sequence includes these proteins:
- the LOC131178813 gene encoding uncharacterized protein LOC131178813, translating to MYYFPLTPRLQKLYASEATAAKMRWHAEHNIEDDVMCHLSDSEAWKHFNRTHPMFAVEIRNVRLGLCTDEFQPFGQSGQQYSCWPVIITPYNLPPGMCMKEPYLFLSIIVPGPQNPKHRLDVYLQPLIVELTQLWHVGVQTYDASKKQNFQMYAALMWTISDFPAYSMLSGWSTAGRLACPYCVDYSDAFSLSHGGKISWFDNHRKFLPQNHPFRRNRVNFLKGKACTNQSPPIINSEDTFLQIEDLGLRRVTDNDGEAINAAIARNTGWRKRSIFWDLPYWSSNLIRHNLDVMHIKKNIFENNFNTVMNIEGKTKDNAKAREDITQLCRRKELEKDVRIGKYPKACYTLDKQQKQKLCEWRLLPIAFREFLPNTVWQALIELSLFFKNLTATNIKVQDMERLEVEIPIIICKLERIFPPAFFDSMEHIPIHLPYETKIAGPVQYRWMYPFERFLGHLKKNVKNKAKVEGSICNAYLVEEASNFCAHYFESHVITWDRQVPRNDDGGDNDEIEENLSIFKYPGRPYGRAKTRWLGDDEYKAAHIYVLLNCPKIDIYLKMFHTELQQTSHNISDAEVNELIEQRFSNWFKSHARSANIDNKFIKDLAEGPLKSVISYPVYFINGYRFHTINHGVNRSTMNSGVCIRGSTYGDTTDDYYGLLKEVIQLEYPALPIKRVVLFKCEWFDITPNVGIKVHKHYNLVDINHRKRLNKYEPFILASQAEQMVYIPYPSLRRDKADWYTVCKVKPRATVVMPQINVTEPILDQAFQNEAVQVLQIDTEVADEHIGPLDDPSGEPLELASVKEEE from the exons ATGTATTATTTTCCTTTGACACCAAGGCTTCAGAAACTCTATGCTTCTGAGGCAACAGCTGCAAAAATGCGGTGGCATGCTGAGCATAACATCGAAGATGATGTCATGTGTCATCTGTCTGATTCTGAGGCATGGAAGCACTTTAATCGCACCCACCCAATGTTTGCAGTTGAAATTCGGAATGTCAGGCTGGGATTGTGTACTGATGAATTTCAACCATTTGGACAATCAGGACAGCAATACTCATGTTGGCCAGTAATAATTACCCCATATAATTTGCCACCCGGTATGTGTATGAAGGAGCCGTATTTATTTTTATCGATAATAGTACCTGGGCCACAGAATCCCAAGCATCGATTAGATGTCTATTTGCAACCATTAATTGTTGAATTAACTCAATTATGGCATGTGGGGGTGCAGACATATGATGCATCTAAAAAGCAAAATTTCCAAATGTATGCTGCTCTTATGTGGACAATTAGTGATTTCCCTGCTTATTCAATGTTGTCCGGGTGGAGCACTGCTGGGAGATTAGCATGTCCATATTGTGTGGATTATTCAGATGCATTTTCATTGAGTCACGGGGGGAAAATTAGTTGGTTTGATAATCACCGTAAGTTTCTTCCACAAAACCATCCATTTAGACGAAACAGAGTAAATTTCCTTAAAGGAAAAGCATGCACAAATCAGTCTCCTCCAATTATAAACAGTGAAGACACTTTTTTACAAATAGAGGATTTAGGACTTAGGAGGGTAACGGATAATGATGGTGAAGCCATCAATGCTGCCATAGCCAGAAACACTGGTTGGCGAAAAAGGAGCATATTTTGGGATTTACCATATTGGTCTTCCAATCTCATTCGACATAACTTAGATGTTATGCACATCAAGAAAAATATCTTTGAGAATAATTTTAACACAGTGATGAATATTGAAGGGAAAACAAAGGATAATGCAAAAGCAAGAGAAGATATTACACAGTTATGTCGTAGAAAAGAGTTAGAGAAGGATGTGCGAATAGGTAAATACCCTAAGGCTTGCTATACTCTTGATAAACAGCAAAAGCAGAAATTATGTGAATGG AGATTATTACCAATTGCATTTCGTGAGTTCCTTCCAAACACAGTTTGGCAAGCATTGATTGAGTTGAGCTTGTTTTTCAAAAATCTTACTGCTACAAATATTAAGGTGCAAGATATGGAACGTCTGGAAGTAGAAATTCCTATTATTATTTGCAAGTTAGAGCGTATATTTCCTCCTGCCTTCTTTGACTCAATGGAACATATTCCCATTCATCTGCCGTATGAGACAAAAATTGCAGGACCAGTACAATATCGATGGATGTATCCTTTTGAGAG ATTTTTGGGACACctgaagaaaaatgtaaagaacAAAGCAAAAGTAGAAGGTTCAATATGTAATGCATACTTAGTTGAAGAGGCATCCAATTTTTGTGCGCATTATtttgagtctcatgtcataacGTGGGATCGACAAGTTCCCCGTAATGATGATGGTGGGGACAATGATGAAATAGAAgaaaatttatcaatattcaaGTATCCTGGTCGACCATATGGCAGAGCTAAAACAAGATGGTTAGGAGATGATGAATATAAGGCTGCCCATATATATGTCCTTCTAAATTGCCCTAAAATTGACATATATTTGAA gaTGTTCCACACTGAACTACAACAGACGTCACATAATATCAGTGATGcagaagttaatgaattaatagaacAAAGATTTTCAAATTGGTTCAAATCTCAT GCAAGGAGTGCAAACATTGACAATAAATTCATTAAGGATTTAGCAGAGGGACCATTGAAAAGTGTGATATCATATCCTGTGTATTTCATAAATGGATATAGATTTCacacaatcaatcatggcgtcaATCGATCCACGATGAATAGTGGAGTTTGCATTAGGGGATCAACATATGGTGACACAACTGATGATTACTATGGTCTCTTGAAAGAGGTAATTCAACTAGAGTACCCTGCATTACCAATAAAAAGAGTTGTTCTCTTCAAGTGTGAATGGTTTGATATAACTCCAAATGTGGGTATTAAGGTCCACAAACACTATAACTTGGTGGACATCAATCACAGAAAGAGATTGAATAAATATGAACCattcatacttgcttcacaagcaGAACAAATGGTTTACATCCCTTATCCGAGCTTGAGACGAGACAAGGCTGATTGGTATACAGTGTGTAAAGTGAAGCCTAGGGCCACGGTCGTCATGCCTCAAATAAATGTAACAGAGCCAATACTTGACCAAGCATTCCAAAATGAGGCAGTACAAGTGTTACAAATTGATACAGAAGTTGCAGATGAACATATTGGACCCTTAGATGATCCAAGTGGTGAACCACTAGAGCTTGCATCTGTTAAAGAAGAGGAATAA